ATTGAAAGTGAAGTATTAACCACTTGTCCGTGAAGTGATTTCCTCGTAGCATTTTGTCCTAAAGCAAATTGACAAAATAAACAAACAACGAATATTCCTAACTTATTTTTCATTTTCTAGAATAATTAAATATTTTCTGGCTAAATCTGTGATTAAAAACATACTCATTGTTTTGTTTTTCGTATTCAAAGATACAGCAAATTCAGTATCATCCACACAGAATAATTGAAATCCTTTAATATCATCTACCGGAATTTTCAATCTGTCAGTATAATAATTCTCCTCAAAAAGATATTCTATTTTCCTAAAAAGCATTTCTTTCTTTTCTACATTTACTTCTTTTTTAAGCATTGCAGTACGTCCGGAAATCTTGTTAATTAATTTATCTACAGATGTTGAAGTTGCTGTAAAAACTTTTCTTTCTGCTGGCGTATAAGTTTTCATCCCGCGTGGCACGATTCCAAGATTTTCGGTT
The sequence above is drawn from the Flavobacterium sp. N2038 genome and encodes:
- a CDS encoding carboxypeptidase-like regulatory domain-containing protein, producing the protein MKLSKVLNIIFLLFLIQVGFSQKTASKEILGQIFEKSTSVNGVNIVDNTTQLTTVSDENGMFSIVVKEGDVLVFSSVNLEPLKLRITAEDMESGKLLVKMTAKEIELKEVVVNENANITTENLGIVPRGMKTYTPAERKVFTATSTSVDKLINKISGRTAMLKKEVNVEKKEMLFRKIEYLFEENYYTDRLKIPVDDIKGFQLFCVDDTEFAVSLNTKNKTMSMFLITDLARKYLIILENEK